In the Leptospira sp. WS4.C2 genome, one interval contains:
- a CDS encoding N-6 DNA methylase: MSTASIVSKVWSFCNPLRDVGVGYGDYLEQLTYLLFLKMADEYGRPPHNRKLPIPKEYNWESLTSKKGAELEVHYSTLLRELSAQKGVLGQIFTKSQNKIQDPAMLSKVIDMIGAENWLVMGADVKGDIYEGLLEKNAEDVKSGAGQYFTPRALIRAMVECVQPEPGKTVADPSCGTGGFFLAAYDYLVQNYKLDKDQNKFLKHKTFYGNEIVAGTRRLALMNLFLHNIGDLDSDNFISPADALISPPSATYDYVLANPPFGKKSSQTFTNEEGELEKEDLTYNRQDFWASTSNKQLNFVQHIRSLLKSTGIAAVVVPDNVLFEGGAGESVRKKLLETTELHTILRLPTGIFYANGVKANVIFFDNHPARKEPWTKEVWIYDYRTNIHHTLKKNPLKFDDLKEFIDAYKTGNRAKRKESFHSETNPEGRWRKFSYEEIIARDKTSLDITWLKDKSLADLDNLPEPDMIAEEIIENMEAGLANFRQVLASLK; the protein is encoded by the coding sequence ATGTCAACAGCAAGTATCGTAAGTAAAGTCTGGAGTTTTTGCAACCCTTTGAGGGACGTAGGTGTTGGCTATGGGGATTATTTAGAACAATTAACCTATCTTTTGTTCTTAAAAATGGCGGACGAATATGGGAGACCACCTCACAACCGCAAGTTGCCGATTCCAAAAGAATACAATTGGGAAAGCCTTACGAGTAAAAAGGGTGCAGAGTTGGAAGTTCATTATTCTACCTTACTCCGCGAACTCAGTGCACAAAAAGGAGTCCTCGGACAGATTTTTACCAAGAGTCAGAATAAAATCCAAGACCCTGCCATGCTTTCCAAGGTCATCGATATGATTGGGGCAGAGAACTGGCTTGTCATGGGTGCCGATGTCAAAGGGGACATCTATGAAGGCTTACTCGAAAAGAATGCAGAAGACGTAAAGAGTGGAGCAGGGCAATACTTCACTCCAAGAGCGCTCATCCGCGCGATGGTTGAGTGTGTACAACCGGAACCAGGGAAAACCGTTGCCGATCCCAGTTGCGGGACAGGGGGATTTTTTCTCGCCGCGTATGACTATCTCGTTCAAAATTATAAGCTAGACAAAGACCAAAACAAATTCCTTAAACACAAAACTTTCTATGGAAATGAGATCGTAGCAGGAACAAGAAGACTTGCACTTATGAATCTTTTCCTTCACAATATTGGCGATTTGGATAGCGATAACTTTATCTCCCCTGCGGATGCTTTGATTTCTCCTCCGTCGGCTACATATGATTATGTGCTGGCGAATCCTCCGTTTGGAAAAAAGAGTTCGCAAACCTTTACAAACGAAGAAGGGGAATTAGAAAAGGAAGATCTCACTTACAATCGGCAAGACTTTTGGGCTAGTACCTCCAACAAACAGTTGAACTTTGTCCAACATATCCGATCTCTTTTGAAATCCACAGGAATTGCAGCAGTAGTCGTTCCTGATAACGTTCTCTTTGAGGGTGGGGCAGGAGAGTCTGTTCGAAAGAAATTGCTAGAAACGACAGAACTTCATACAATTTTACGACTTCCAACGGGAATCTTTTATGCAAACGGAGTTAAGGCGAATGTCATCTTTTTTGACAACCATCCCGCACGAAAAGAGCCGTGGACGAAAGAAGTTTGGATTTATGATTACCGAACCAATATTCATCATACGTTGAAGAAAAACCCCCTCAAGTTTGATGACTTAAAAGAATTCATTGATGCCTACAAAACTGGAAATCGGGCGAAACGAAAAGAGAGTTTTCACTCAGAGACCAATCCAGAAGGTAGATGGAGAAAATTCTCATATGAGGAAATTATCGCAAGGGACAAAACTTCATTAGATATCACATGGTTGAAAGATAAGTCCCTCGCTGATTTAGATAATTTGCCAGAGCCGGATATGATTGCGGAAGAGATCATTGAAAATATGGAAGCAGGTCTCGCAAATTTTCGACAGGTATTGGCAAGTTTGAAATAG
- a CDS encoding cytochrome-c peroxidase → MKYQFYFGFFALIFFICYCSKVEPRIIQELSEFEVVNPPSDFHLSSLCPKGWTQEKDFCVIDYRYVNSLEKNGGLGQTLPQPKLNPQVIDLGRYLFFDPILSGDKQLSCAHCHHPAYSLSDGRNQSMGKNGIGYGPTRKGGVVLKRSAPSLWNVVYMKNLFWEGRASNLEDQAEGPLYSPEEMGSSKEIIESRLNEIPFYQKMFRQAYGTKGKRITASLVIDAISSFERSLVSFSSRFDQWSTGKKEALSSEELLGYNVFRSFVARCAECHPPPMFTNNVFATIGVLDRTERDYGRETITGQELLRGSFRVPTLRNIAKTAPYMHSGNLETLEEVVNFYNEGGGRGNGAPSDLRIHWHVRKMGLNKIEISSLVAFLKTLNDETNMPKFPKSVPSGLPVALEFESYHHRSSIK, encoded by the coding sequence GTGAAGTATCAGTTTTATTTTGGATTCTTTGCTTTAATCTTTTTTATTTGTTATTGTTCTAAAGTAGAACCTAGAATCATTCAAGAATTGTCTGAGTTTGAGGTGGTAAATCCTCCTTCTGATTTCCATCTATCTTCTCTTTGTCCTAAGGGGTGGACACAAGAGAAAGACTTTTGTGTGATTGATTATCGGTATGTAAATTCGTTAGAGAAAAATGGGGGGCTTGGGCAAACGCTTCCGCAACCCAAACTGAATCCCCAAGTGATTGATTTGGGGAGATACTTATTTTTTGATCCAATTCTTTCTGGCGATAAACAACTGTCATGTGCTCATTGCCACCATCCGGCCTATAGTTTATCAGACGGAAGAAACCAAAGTATGGGGAAAAACGGAATTGGATATGGCCCAACCAGAAAAGGTGGTGTAGTACTGAAACGATCAGCCCCCAGTTTGTGGAATGTTGTCTATATGAAAAATCTATTCTGGGAAGGGAGAGCTTCTAATCTGGAAGACCAAGCCGAGGGCCCTCTCTATTCGCCAGAGGAAATGGGAAGTTCTAAAGAAATCATTGAATCTCGGTTAAACGAAATCCCATTCTATCAAAAAATGTTTCGCCAAGCCTATGGCACAAAGGGTAAAAGAATTACCGCTTCTTTGGTCATTGATGCCATTTCTTCTTTTGAAAGGTCACTTGTTTCTTTTAGCAGTCGGTTTGATCAATGGTCCACTGGTAAAAAGGAAGCTTTGAGTAGTGAAGAGCTGTTAGGTTACAATGTCTTTCGTTCCTTTGTAGCTCGGTGTGCTGAATGCCACCCGCCGCCAATGTTCACAAACAATGTATTTGCTACCATTGGAGTCCTTGATCGGACAGAGAGAGACTATGGCAGAGAAACGATTACAGGACAAGAATTACTCAGAGGATCTTTTCGTGTTCCTACTTTAAGGAATATTGCTAAGACCGCACCTTATATGCATTCTGGAAATTTGGAAACACTGGAAGAAGTTGTGAATTTTTATAATGAGGGTGGGGGAAGGGGAAACGGAGCTCCGAGTGATCTCCGAATCCATTGGCATGTAAGGAAAATGGGACTGAACAAAATTGAAATCAGCTCTCTTGTTGCGTTTTTAAAAACATTAAATGATGAAACAAACATGCCAAAATTTCCCAAGTCTGTTCCGTCCGGTTTACCAGTTGCACTAGAATTTGAATCATATCACCATCGGAGTTCCATAAAATAA
- a CDS encoding parallel beta-helix domain-containing protein: MEVHEGESIQKTIDSLDKGDTVKVFPGVYHEFLFVDKTHFTLSGVIVNGKWPILDGEGKLNDGVIGSGANFLIENFHIKNYKANGVMTQGAGNIIMRKLIVENTGIYGIYPTMGTNVLVEDTVSLGIADAAIYIGMCHNVDVRRNEVYGSVIGIEIENSTNVLIEGNTVYDNSAGIVAFALPGLPLKKVENVIIRKNFIFDNNHRNFAEPGALVAGVPPGIGIGVMAGDEVTIEGNIIRRNSFAGIGIGDNNLLPNSKSPDPDVEPNPDRNKILSNVFIDNGVRKWDDIVSWLFYVIRIVFSGNPIPESPNGGKVGIFPDGYDVVASGKGKDNCLVSPDAVTKIGTSSYGICNPKENTENIKTMIGDPREGEAKSDARELGKQVFGAVCSGCHSMTIRTVGPPIREIQEKYKKDVFGVVSFASMPKKVREGFIEMPSQKYLGNEKLTAVSNYILNLKDEGAKGVAK; the protein is encoded by the coding sequence GTGGAAGTTCATGAAGGAGAATCCATTCAAAAAACAATCGACTCACTCGATAAGGGGGATACAGTAAAAGTTTTTCCAGGAGTTTATCATGAATTCCTGTTTGTAGACAAAACTCATTTTACTTTATCCGGTGTGATCGTAAACGGCAAATGGCCTATTTTGGATGGGGAAGGTAAACTAAACGATGGAGTGATTGGATCCGGCGCCAATTTTCTTATCGAAAACTTTCATATTAAAAATTACAAAGCCAACGGTGTGATGACCCAAGGTGCGGGAAATATCATCATGCGCAAACTCATCGTGGAAAATACAGGGATCTATGGAATTTATCCAACGATGGGAACCAATGTTTTGGTAGAAGATACGGTTAGTTTGGGAATTGCTGATGCTGCAATTTATATAGGAATGTGCCATAATGTAGACGTTAGGCGTAATGAAGTGTATGGTAGTGTCATTGGTATTGAAATAGAAAATTCAACCAATGTATTGATTGAAGGGAATACCGTTTACGATAATTCAGCGGGAATTGTTGCCTTTGCTTTGCCAGGTCTTCCCTTAAAAAAAGTGGAAAACGTAATCATTCGAAAAAATTTTATATTTGATAACAACCATAGAAATTTTGCAGAACCGGGAGCCCTTGTGGCTGGGGTTCCTCCAGGGATTGGAATTGGAGTGATGGCTGGCGATGAAGTGACGATTGAGGGAAATATCATCCGCAGAAATAGTTTTGCGGGAATTGGAATTGGCGATAATAACTTACTCCCTAATTCAAAGTCACCCGATCCAGATGTGGAACCGAATCCCGATCGCAATAAAATTCTATCAAATGTTTTTATCGATAACGGTGTCCGGAAGTGGGATGATATTGTATCTTGGCTTTTTTATGTGATCAGAATCGTTTTCTCTGGAAATCCTATTCCTGAATCACCTAATGGTGGAAAGGTGGGAATCTTCCCTGATGGATATGACGTTGTGGCTTCGGGAAAAGGAAAGGATAATTGTTTGGTTTCTCCTGATGCAGTCACAAAAATTGGAACAAGTAGTTACGGTATTTGCAACCCAAAAGAAAACACAGAAAACATCAAAACGATGATAGGTGATCCAAGGGAAGGGGAAGCCAAATCGGACGCAAGAGAGTTGGGTAAACAAGTGTTTGGTGCCGTATGTTCAGGTTGCCACTCCATGACCATTCGGACCGTTGGTCCTCCTATCAGGGAAATACAAGAAAAATATAAAAAGGATGTATTTGGAGTCGTTTCCTTCGCCTCTATGCCAAAGAAGGTAAGAGAGGGTTTTATTGAAATGCCTTCCCAAAAATATTTAGGGAATGAAAAGTTAACAGCCGTTTCTAATTATATTTTGAATTTGAAAGATGAAGGGGCCAAAGGGGTGGCAAAATAA
- a CDS encoding DUF1554 domain-containing protein, with protein sequence MPNIYNCRSVFWRTGRISGADNKCAIDTNKPNSGIYKAFLSDTIARRACLTANCGGGVSEHLDWVMKPNSSYVRGTDTVAIGSTSSNGLLMTQTNPVSIPSVTTWLGFNANWTTEPGLHCDNWIDGSNSFVGTLNDQSTNPMIGAATNLCNNSHSLLCVEQ encoded by the coding sequence ATGCCGAATATTTATAACTGCCGTTCCGTATTCTGGAGGACTGGGAGGATTTCCGGTGCCGACAACAAATGTGCAATAGATACGAATAAACCGAATTCTGGTATCTATAAAGCGTTTCTTTCTGATACAATTGCTAGAAGAGCTTGCCTTACGGCAAACTGTGGTGGTGGTGTTTCGGAGCATCTGGATTGGGTTATGAAACCAAACAGTAGTTATGTTCGTGGTACAGATACAGTCGCTATTGGTTCAACAAGCAGTAATGGACTACTTATGACTCAAACAAATCCAGTATCAATTCCCAGCGTAACAACTTGGCTCGGGTTCAATGCAAATTGGACAACTGAACCGGGCCTTCATTGTGACAATTGGATCGATGGATCAAACTCTTTTGTTGGAACACTGAATGACCAAAGCACAAATCCTATGATTGGTGCAGCTACCAATCTTTGTAATAATTCCCACTCGCTCCTCTGTGTGGAGCAGTAG
- a CDS encoding ATP-binding protein, translating into MDLTSWESKGSLINLKGDWEFCWDELIPPESDESVWKKKCHGYFPVPSFWKFYKINGKNLPIFGKGTYRLKLKLPKREMNYGLFWTEIMSAFEIFVNARSVVKVGQTGNSFETMKPDLKPGTSYLGNLSDEVTIVVWVSNFNHENHGFWEPLYFGEWKSIERQHINLVIRDIASSSAIIIIGLYHLIIYLSRFRSKEYLMFGIFCMIMGIRQLNFETHTFYYLFPNLDFDSYIRLLFGVIYMIGVSMVTLYDLLFPKDIPKIITKVLRLVFFSFLLTLFLPVSTFTHYALYLFGFAMIALILYVPLFIRAFFRKREGAGLMLIAYSITAVTLLNDLLFNFGLIHTGYLSHLGVLLFIFIQAILLSKKITKALQEEEKLVQKLGETLEEKNRTHTELLNLKEYQKYELELQVKLRTEEYETAKQLAETANKAKSQFLATMSHEIRTPMNGILGITELLKMTTVSEDQAQYLKMIQDSGQSLLTILNDILDYSKLEAGKIELLESDFSWKILLELAEGIFKHQAEQKQVRFEVNFEPDFIFLAHGDENRIKQVLFNLVSNAVKFTESGEIKILLSSKKEEVGNWIQYKVSITDTGIGIPEDKIGSLFQRFTQLDSSISRKYGGTGLGLAISKKIMDVMGGELKVKRNFLTGSCFEIELRLLPNQMSRVIRSEDSVDLSRLPSNTNVLIAEDDPTNLFLLSSFLKKLKVRHDVAKDGREAVTKAQTNEFHLIFMDINMPNLDGIGASEEILKDERIFPKPIIIAVTADAFQDDQDKCIRAGMSSFLPKPFQKREIEQALYEWLIERKTGL; encoded by the coding sequence ATGGATCTTACCTCATGGGAATCTAAAGGAAGTTTGATAAATTTGAAAGGAGATTGGGAATTTTGTTGGGATGAATTAATTCCTCCTGAATCGGATGAGTCCGTATGGAAAAAAAAATGCCATGGTTATTTTCCGGTTCCATCTTTTTGGAAATTCTACAAAATAAATGGAAAAAACCTACCGATTTTCGGAAAGGGAACCTACAGACTCAAACTCAAACTTCCAAAACGGGAAATGAACTACGGATTGTTTTGGACGGAAATCATGTCCGCATTCGAAATTTTCGTTAACGCCCGTTCTGTGGTAAAAGTGGGACAAACGGGAAACAGTTTTGAAACAATGAAGCCTGACCTGAAACCAGGCACGTCTTATCTGGGAAATCTTTCCGATGAAGTGACAATCGTCGTTTGGGTATCCAACTTCAATCATGAAAATCACGGATTTTGGGAACCTCTTTATTTCGGAGAATGGAAATCCATAGAAAGACAGCACATCAATCTTGTTATACGGGACATTGCGAGTTCTTCTGCAATTATTATCATCGGCTTGTACCATCTGATTATCTATCTTTCAAGATTCCGTTCCAAAGAATATCTGATGTTCGGTATTTTCTGTATGATTATGGGAATTCGCCAATTGAATTTTGAAACACATACGTTCTATTATCTATTTCCAAATTTGGATTTTGATTCATATATCCGGCTGCTCTTCGGAGTGATTTATATGATCGGGGTTTCCATGGTAACACTCTACGATCTTTTATTTCCGAAGGACATCCCCAAAATAATCACAAAAGTTCTCAGGTTGGTTTTCTTTAGTTTTTTACTAACTTTGTTTTTGCCGGTTTCCACTTTCACACATTACGCATTGTATCTCTTCGGTTTTGCAATGATTGCGCTCATACTGTATGTACCTTTGTTCATCAGAGCTTTTTTTAGAAAAAGGGAAGGTGCGGGACTTATGCTCATTGCCTATTCCATTACAGCGGTTACCTTACTGAACGATTTATTATTTAATTTCGGATTGATTCATACAGGTTATCTCTCCCATTTGGGGGTTTTGTTATTTATCTTCATCCAAGCGATTCTATTATCAAAAAAAATAACAAAGGCATTGCAAGAGGAAGAAAAATTAGTTCAAAAGCTTGGTGAAACTTTGGAAGAAAAAAACAGAACCCATACGGAACTCTTGAACCTGAAAGAATACCAAAAATACGAATTGGAATTGCAGGTAAAACTCCGCACGGAAGAATACGAGACCGCCAAACAACTAGCAGAAACCGCGAACAAGGCAAAGTCTCAATTTTTAGCAACAATGAGTCACGAAATCAGAACTCCCATGAACGGAATTTTGGGAATCACGGAACTTTTGAAAATGACAACTGTTTCGGAGGATCAAGCACAATATCTGAAGATGATTCAGGACAGCGGACAATCTCTTTTAACCATATTGAACGATATTTTGGATTATTCCAAACTGGAAGCGGGGAAAATAGAATTATTGGAATCCGATTTTTCTTGGAAAATTCTACTCGAACTTGCGGAAGGGATTTTTAAGCACCAAGCGGAACAGAAACAAGTTCGATTTGAAGTCAACTTTGAGCCAGATTTTATATTTTTAGCACATGGCGATGAAAACAGAATCAAACAAGTGTTATTTAATCTAGTCTCCAATGCGGTCAAATTTACGGAATCTGGAGAAATCAAAATCCTTCTCTCTTCCAAAAAGGAAGAAGTAGGAAACTGGATTCAATACAAAGTATCGATAACGGATACGGGAATAGGAATCCCGGAAGACAAAATAGGTTCCTTGTTCCAAAGATTCACACAGTTGGATTCAAGCATATCCCGTAAGTACGGAGGAACGGGACTCGGTCTTGCCATCTCTAAAAAAATAATGGATGTGATGGGAGGAGAATTGAAAGTAAAAAGGAATTTTCTCACCGGTTCCTGTTTTGAAATTGAACTCAGACTTCTTCCCAACCAAATGTCCAGAGTCATACGATCCGAAGATTCGGTGGATCTCTCTCGATTACCATCTAACACAAATGTGCTGATTGCGGAAGATGATCCTACCAACCTGTTTCTACTTTCTAGTTTTTTGAAAAAATTAAAAGTCCGCCATGATGTGGCGAAAGACGGCAGGGAAGCAGTAACAAAGGCCCAAACAAACGAATTCCATCTGATTTTTATGGACATCAATATGCCCAATCTGGATGGTATCGGTGCCTCGGAAGAGATTTTGAAAGACGAACGGATTTTTCCCAAACCAATCATCATAGCCGTTACGGCGGACGCCTTCCAGGATGATCAAGACAAGTGCATTCGCGCCGGAATGTCTTCGTTTTTGCCGAAACCGTTCCAAAAAAGAGAAATAGAACAAGCATTATATGAATGGCTGATTGAAAGAAAAACCGGCCTTTAA
- a CDS encoding restriction endonuclease subunit S: MDQEIQKWKEKIPSHWVVKRLEEVCEILDNFRKPINSSERQNRISGKSIENLYPYYGATGQVGLIDDYLLDGEFVLIGEDGAPFLDIFKNKAYKIKGKSWVNNHAHILKGKEDTLLNEFAYYYLNSIKYDSFVNGTTRLKLTKSSLVSIPFLLPPLAEQQTIVAKIEELFSELEKGKEQLEMALAQLKVYRQSLLQAAFENNDYPILNLLDVTTKIQIGPFGTQLHKEDYVENGVPLINPMHIQNGKIIANNSYSISEEKKLSLPNYILKEGDVILGRRGEMGRCGLVTKNEEGWFCGTGSLYIRPKELELYSKYLYYYLSSQTVKKYLELNAGGTTMANLNLKIVNELPLRVPKIDIQLKIVNELESKLTICDKIEETIKQSLAQADVLRQSILKQAFEGKLVGG, from the coding sequence ATGGATCAAGAAATACAAAAATGGAAAGAGAAGATCCCTTCTCATTGGGTAGTGAAAAGATTGGAGGAAGTATGCGAAATTTTAGATAATTTTCGCAAGCCAATAAATTCAAGTGAAAGACAGAATAGAATATCAGGAAAAAGCATTGAAAATTTATATCCTTATTATGGAGCTACTGGTCAAGTCGGACTTATAGATGATTATTTACTCGATGGAGAATTCGTTTTAATAGGTGAAGATGGTGCGCCATTTCTCGATATTTTTAAAAATAAGGCATATAAAATAAAGGGAAAATCTTGGGTCAACAATCATGCACATATTCTAAAAGGAAAAGAAGATACACTCTTAAATGAATTTGCTTATTATTATCTAAACTCTATCAAATACGATAGTTTTGTAAATGGGACTACTCGATTAAAACTAACTAAATCAAGTTTAGTCTCTATTCCATTTTTGCTCCCACCCCTCGCCGAACAACAAACAATCGTTGCCAAAATCGAAGAACTCTTTAGCGAATTGGAAAAAGGAAAAGAACAACTCGAGATGGCGCTTGCTCAATTGAAGGTGTACCGGCAGAGTTTGTTGCAGGCGGCGTTTGAAAATAATGACTATCCTATATTAAACCTTCTGGATGTAACTACTAAGATTCAAATTGGTCCATTTGGGACCCAATTACATAAAGAAGACTATGTTGAAAATGGTGTGCCTTTAATAAATCCTATGCACATCCAAAACGGGAAAATAATTGCAAATAATTCTTATTCAATTAGTGAAGAAAAGAAGCTGAGTCTACCAAATTATATTTTAAAGGAAGGTGACGTTATTTTAGGAAGAAGAGGTGAAATGGGTAGATGTGGACTTGTCACAAAAAATGAGGAAGGTTGGTTTTGTGGAACAGGCAGTCTTTATATAAGACCCAAGGAACTAGAACTTTACTCAAAATATTTATATTATTACCTCTCAAGTCAAACGGTCAAAAAATATTTAGAACTTAATGCTGGTGGAACAACAATGGCAAATCTAAACCTAAAGATCGTAAATGAATTACCGTTGAGGGTTCCTAAAATCGACATTCAGCTAAAAATAGTGAATGAATTGGAATCCAAACTCACTATCTGCGACAAAATCGAAGAGACCATCAAGCAATCCTTGGCGCAAGCGGATGTTTTGCGGCAAAGCATTTTGAAACAGGCGTTTGAGGGGAAGTTGGTGGGGGGATGA
- a CDS encoding DEAD/DEAH box helicase — protein sequence MQKQIETFSDLKLDRSIQKAVVETGYTKPTPIQIQAIPLLLDNHDLLGCAQTGTGKTAAFALPIIQNLISTRAKPNPKQPRSLVLVPTRELAIQVHESFVLYGKYTQIRTAVIFGGVGQNPQAKAIASGLDVLIATPGRLVDLMNQNLVTLKNLEIFVLDEADRMLDMGFIHDIRKIISFLPKRRQNLFFSATMPPEIEKLANSILVKPIRIDVTPVSSTVELISQSVMYTELADKKNLLLHLFKDKNFKKTIIFTKTKHGANKISELLNKSGIKTDVIHGNKSQSARQRALEDFRSGKNRALVATDLAARGIDIDDITHVINYEIPYVPETYVHRIGRTARAGKNGIAIAIAEADERSLIKDIEKLIGISIPVDRDHPYHAARVESHTGKAPKIHGSGGGGNRGQRRHTQLGDNSSGRNANSKQNSKQNSHRSQGQSEKRKPSESGNRSEPKKSSPSAKKTPKSKISRFR from the coding sequence TTGCAAAAACAAATTGAAACGTTTTCAGATCTGAAATTAGATCGATCCATCCAAAAAGCAGTCGTTGAAACTGGTTATACTAAACCTACACCCATCCAAATCCAAGCCATTCCTTTACTTCTAGACAATCACGATCTGTTAGGTTGTGCTCAAACAGGAACAGGTAAAACCGCTGCTTTTGCTTTGCCTATAATCCAAAATTTAATTTCCACGAGGGCAAAACCAAATCCAAAACAACCACGATCTCTTGTGTTAGTTCCCACTCGTGAGCTTGCCATTCAGGTCCATGAAAGTTTTGTTTTATATGGAAAATATACCCAAATTCGAACGGCAGTAATTTTTGGTGGTGTGGGACAAAATCCCCAAGCCAAGGCCATTGCAAGCGGATTGGATGTGCTCATTGCCACGCCTGGTCGCCTGGTCGATTTGATGAACCAAAATTTGGTAACATTGAAAAATCTCGAAATATTTGTGTTAGATGAAGCAGATAGGATGTTGGATATGGGTTTTATCCATGATATTCGAAAAATCATTTCCTTTCTTCCGAAGCGCAGACAGAATTTGTTTTTTTCTGCAACTATGCCGCCTGAAATAGAAAAATTGGCAAACTCTATTTTGGTAAAACCAATTCGTATCGATGTAACACCTGTTTCGTCGACAGTAGAACTAATTTCACAATCTGTGATGTATACAGAACTAGCAGATAAAAAAAATCTTCTCCTTCATTTGTTTAAAGATAAAAATTTTAAAAAAACTATTATCTTTACCAAAACAAAACATGGAGCAAATAAAATTTCGGAACTCTTGAACAAAAGTGGAATCAAAACTGATGTAATTCACGGCAATAAAAGTCAATCAGCTAGACAAAGAGCCTTAGAAGATTTTCGTTCGGGAAAAAACAGAGCCCTTGTCGCAACCGATTTGGCTGCCCGAGGAATCGACATCGATGACATCACCCATGTCATTAATTATGAAATTCCTTATGTTCCCGAAACCTATGTACATCGAATTGGCCGTACAGCACGTGCAGGGAAAAATGGAATTGCCATTGCAATAGCAGAGGCAGACGAAAGATCACTGATCAAAGACATTGAAAAATTAATTGGAATTTCGATCCCAGTGGATCGTGACCATCCTTACCATGCAGCGCGGGTTGAATCGCATACAGGCAAAGCTCCCAAAATCCATGGATCTGGAGGTGGCGGCAATCGAGGTCAAAGACGTCACACGCAATTGGGAGATAATTCATCTGGTCGTAATGCGAATTCAAAGCAGAACTCCAAACAAAACTCACATCGGAGCCAAGGGCAATCGGAAAAAAGAAAACCAAGTGAATCAGGCAATCGATCAGAGCCTAAAAAATCATCTCCTAGTGCGAAAAAAACGCCGAAATCAAAAATCTCACGATTTAGGTAG
- a CDS encoding tetratricopeptide repeat protein, with protein sequence MTPIKTYLLTLFLLIGFGIPLNSEPLSETNQKAIDAFYQKNWAQAEIWFKESLKKNPNDPYANYNLACVYSIHLSQCENLTEEQDVFQLLNTAATYKKTYKSLMLKDKDLSLLRNTYRFNEIAGLNPKEIFTNIIWYGPSPGAYGSIAEIKFDSNGSFELSLVEFRESDGTLEKPKYRGKYQWISEKVIQLEFQKLPSSLPNQTKKRQARWNKNILEIEGFDYQFQDTHDRCSA encoded by the coding sequence ATGACTCCCATTAAAACTTATTTACTCACCCTTTTTCTTTTGATTGGATTTGGAATTCCATTAAATTCAGAACCATTATCGGAGACTAACCAAAAAGCCATTGATGCCTTTTACCAGAAAAACTGGGCTCAGGCCGAAATCTGGTTCAAAGAAAGTTTAAAGAAAAATCCGAATGACCCATATGCAAACTATAACTTGGCCTGCGTTTACAGCATTCACTTAAGTCAATGTGAGAATTTGACAGAAGAACAAGACGTTTTTCAGTTATTAAATACTGCAGCCACATATAAAAAAACTTACAAAAGTTTGATGCTTAAAGACAAAGACCTTTCCTTACTTCGTAATACATACAGATTCAATGAAATTGCAGGTTTAAACCCAAAAGAAATCTTTACAAATATTATTTGGTATGGTCCAAGTCCAGGTGCTTATGGGTCAATAGCAGAAATCAAGTTTGATTCAAATGGTTCATTTGAACTCTCTTTGGTTGAATTTCGGGAAAGTGATGGTACACTGGAAAAACCAAAGTATAGAGGAAAGTATCAATGGATTTCCGAAAAAGTCATCCAATTAGAATTTCAAAAACTTCCTTCCTCACTTCCCAACCAAACAAAAAAAAGGCAAGCACGTTGGAACAAAAATATCCTCGAAATCGAAGGTTTTGACTATCAGTTTCAGGATACACACGACCGTTGCTCAGCATAG